One window of Mucilaginibacter inviolabilis genomic DNA carries:
- a CDS encoding DNA topoisomerase 3, whose product MKVIIAEKPSVAREIAKVFGATTKKDGYMEGKGYTFTWAFGHLLQLAPPQEYGFYGWSVQNLPMLPPKFKLSIRKVKTKNGIVDDPSVKKQLDTIKALFDEATEIIVATDAGREGELIFRYIYYYLKCKKPFKRLWISSQTDEAIKEGFRNLKPGTDYDTLFNSAHCRSQSDWLVGMNATQALSISAGTRAVLSLGRVQTPTLAMICSRYLENKNFVPQLYYQVSIQVDKDGQVFRAISTESFKTTEEAQAIVDKVEDVPSGFPNGGHIVSVEAKPRKEPPPLLHDLSSLQQEANKRKGFTADQTLGLLQTLYEGKLVTYPRTGSRYIGDDVFATVPALIEKFNEHPEFGKQAAFLATVKLNKRSVNAKKVTDHHAILPTGEKPYQLSGDLQAIYDLVAARMLEAFHQECIKEITKITVQSGSLFTASGTVISSAGWRSVLNDPDEEKKDEENASLPKVQQDERLPIPEKALLEKQTKPKPLYNEASLLKALETAGKEIEDEELRYAMKDSGLGTPATRASIIETLIKRDYITREKKNLVPTSTGLSVYSVVKDQKIAQAELTGNWEKRLEEIRSGASVDDFQQEIKTYTRNITQELLQAGKSLMAQRKEAAVAQPTVKEAK is encoded by the coding sequence ATGAAAGTTATCATTGCCGAAAAACCATCTGTAGCCCGTGAAATTGCCAAAGTGTTTGGCGCTACCACCAAAAAGGATGGTTATATGGAAGGTAAAGGGTATACTTTTACCTGGGCCTTCGGTCACCTTTTACAGCTGGCACCCCCACAGGAGTACGGTTTTTATGGCTGGAGTGTCCAAAATCTGCCCATGCTGCCGCCTAAGTTCAAGCTCAGCATCCGCAAGGTAAAAACCAAGAATGGAATAGTCGACGATCCTTCTGTAAAAAAACAGCTGGATACCATCAAAGCCCTGTTTGACGAAGCTACCGAGATCATTGTAGCAACGGATGCCGGGCGCGAAGGTGAACTCATCTTCAGGTACATTTATTATTACCTCAAATGCAAAAAGCCCTTTAAAAGGCTCTGGATATCGTCGCAAACTGATGAAGCCATTAAGGAAGGCTTCCGCAACCTGAAACCCGGCACCGATTATGATACGCTGTTCAATTCGGCGCATTGCCGTTCCCAGTCGGACTGGCTGGTGGGCATGAACGCCACGCAGGCGCTCAGTATTTCGGCAGGTACCCGGGCGGTGCTTTCGCTGGGCCGGGTGCAAACCCCTACCCTGGCCATGATCTGCTCGCGCTATCTCGAAAACAAGAACTTCGTGCCGCAGCTGTATTACCAGGTAAGTATCCAGGTTGATAAGGACGGCCAGGTTTTCAGGGCCATATCTACGGAAAGTTTTAAAACTACCGAAGAGGCGCAGGCCATAGTGGATAAGGTAGAAGATGTGCCTTCTGGTTTTCCCAATGGCGGACATATTGTAAGTGTGGAGGCCAAACCCCGCAAGGAACCGCCGCCGTTATTGCACGATTTGAGCAGCCTGCAGCAGGAAGCTAACAAACGCAAAGGTTTTACAGCCGATCAAACTCTTGGTCTGCTACAAACCCTGTATGAGGGCAAGCTGGTTACCTACCCACGTACCGGTAGCCGCTATATTGGCGACGATGTATTTGCCACTGTACCGGCATTGATCGAAAAATTTAATGAACACCCCGAGTTTGGCAAACAGGCCGCTTTTTTGGCTACCGTAAAGCTGAACAAGCGGAGTGTGAACGCAAAAAAGGTAACGGATCACCATGCGATACTGCCCACCGGCGAAAAACCATATCAATTATCTGGCGACCTGCAGGCCATTTATGATCTGGTGGCCGCACGCATGCTGGAAGCATTTCACCAGGAATGTATTAAGGAAATCACCAAGATCACCGTACAATCGGGCTCCCTGTTTACCGCCAGTGGCACCGTGATCAGTTCGGCTGGCTGGCGTTCGGTGTTAAACGACCCTGACGAGGAAAAAAAGGACGAAGAGAACGCGAGCCTGCCCAAAGTACAGCAGGACGAACGCCTGCCTATTCCGGAAAAGGCCCTTTTAGAGAAACAAACCAAACCCAAGCCCCTATATAACGAAGCCTCTCTGCTAAAAGCACTGGAAACCGCGGGCAAGGAAATTGAGGACGAGGAACTGCGCTATGCCATGAAGGACAGCGGGCTGGGCACACCCGCCACCCGTGCATCCATCATCGAAACCCTCATTAAACGTGATTACATCACCCGCGAAAAAAAGAACCTGGTCCCCACATCAACTGGGCTCAGCGTGTACAGCGTGGTCAAAGACCAGAAAATAGCCCAGGCCGAACTCACCGGCAATTGGGAAAAACGACTGGAAGAGATCCGCTCAGGTGCTTCGGTGGATGATTTTCAGCAAGAGATCAAAACCTATACTCGCAACATTACCCAGGAATTGCTGCAAGCCGGCAAAAGCCTGATGGCCCAGCGCAAGGAAGCAGCCGTTGCCCAGCCTACTGTAAAAGAGGCGAAGTAA
- a CDS encoding alpha/beta fold hydrolase, with the protein MKSTINNKLTHIPLIIMAMMTAGSATQAQTTEQGKYANVNGIKMYYEIHGTGKPLVLIHGGGSTLSTSFARIIPILSKTHQIIAVELQAHGHTSDRDAPETFTQDADDVAELLRQLNISKTDVLGFSNGGQTTLELALRHPNLVDRLIVASAFYSRDAVPAGFWEGFKNPKYSDMPQIYKDEYLKIGNQAELTNMFNKDVQRMSVFKGWTKEQIASIQAPTLVVIGDHDLPTPEHAAEMSRLLPHGQLAILPGHHGEYFGEAYFPNASSKKVESFSLIVEDFLTASN; encoded by the coding sequence ATGAAAAGCACCATCAACAATAAACTCACACACATTCCATTAATCATTATGGCTATGATGACAGCAGGTAGCGCAACACAGGCACAAACAACAGAGCAAGGTAAATATGCCAACGTGAATGGCATCAAAATGTACTATGAAATACACGGTACAGGCAAGCCATTAGTATTGATACATGGAGGCGGTTCAACTCTAAGTACATCCTTTGCCCGTATCATCCCTATACTGTCCAAAACCCACCAGATAATTGCCGTTGAACTGCAGGCTCACGGTCATACCAGCGATCGCGACGCTCCTGAAACTTTCACCCAGGATGCTGATGATGTAGCAGAACTTTTGCGTCAGCTTAACATATCCAAAACCGACGTACTGGGCTTTAGCAATGGAGGTCAAACAACTCTTGAATTAGCTTTGAGACATCCCAACCTGGTGGACAGGCTCATCGTAGCATCAGCATTTTACAGTCGAGATGCCGTGCCTGCAGGCTTCTGGGAAGGCTTCAAAAACCCAAAATATAGCGATATGCCACAGATTTACAAGGACGAGTACCTCAAAATAGGTAACCAGGCAGAGCTCACTAATATGTTTAATAAAGACGTTCAACGAATGAGCGTATTTAAAGGCTGGACCAAGGAACAAATTGCCTCTATACAGGCTCCTACCCTGGTAGTCATTGGCGATCATGACCTGCCAACTCCGGAGCACGCCGCCGAAATGTCCCGCTTGTTACCTCATGGTCAACTGGCTATACTACCCGGTCACCATGGCGAATATTTTGGCGAGGCCTATTTTCCGAATGCCAGCAGTAAAAAGGTTGAAAGTTTCAGCTTGATTGTGGAGGATTTTCTCACAGCATCCAATTAA
- a CDS encoding DUF4287 domain-containing protein, translating to MSFQAYLTTIKAKTGKDAADFRKLAEEKCFTKNGELTAKAGDITNWLKADFELGHGHAMAIYALLKGIKNESSQ from the coding sequence ATGTCATTTCAAGCATACCTCACCACCATCAAAGCTAAAACCGGCAAAGACGCTGCAGACTTCAGAAAACTGGCCGAAGAAAAATGCTTTACCAAAAATGGCGAACTTACTGCAAAAGCCGGCGACATCACCAACTGGCTTAAGGCCGATTTTGAGCTCGGCCATGGTCATGCTATGGCGATCTACGCTTTGCTCAAAGGCATCAAGAACGAGAGCAGCCAGTAA
- a CDS encoding ribose-phosphate diphosphokinase, which produces MKKLLFNISDYEYLAERVLASGMFEKGELEVSHFTDGERYQRIICNIEDRDVVLLGGTVSDQATLELYDLASSLVSYGANSLTLVIPYFGYSTMERAVLSGEIVTAKTRARLLSCIPRSNRGNKVLLFDLHSEGIQYYFEHGLYPVHVYCKDIVIAAAREYGGGNFVMASTDAGRAKWVESLANDMGVNAAFILKRRLKGDHTEVSAINADVAGKTVIIYDDMIRSGGSIINAAQTYKNAGAGDIYVITTHGLFVNDGINKLKNSGLIKKLICTDSHVNTQYIADDFTEIRSLAGLISQNIS; this is translated from the coding sequence ATGAAGAAGTTACTATTTAATATATCAGACTATGAATACCTGGCCGAAAGAGTATTAGCCTCCGGCATGTTTGAAAAAGGCGAACTGGAAGTAAGCCATTTTACCGATGGCGAACGCTATCAGCGTATTATTTGCAATATCGAGGACCGTGATGTGGTACTACTGGGTGGTACCGTCTCTGACCAGGCTACATTGGAATTATATGACCTGGCCTCATCATTGGTGAGTTACGGCGCCAATTCATTAACATTGGTTATACCCTACTTCGGTTACTCTACCATGGAACGCGCGGTATTAAGCGGTGAGATAGTAACGGCCAAAACAAGGGCAAGACTCCTATCATGTATCCCCCGCTCCAACCGGGGCAACAAGGTTTTATTGTTTGATCTTCACTCAGAGGGCATTCAATACTATTTTGAGCACGGTTTGTATCCTGTACACGTTTACTGCAAGGATATCGTGATAGCAGCCGCCCGCGAATATGGAGGCGGTAATTTTGTTATGGCCAGTACCGATGCTGGTCGTGCCAAATGGGTAGAATCATTGGCGAATGATATGGGTGTAAACGCAGCCTTTATACTCAAACGCCGTCTCAAAGGTGACCATACTGAAGTAAGCGCCATTAACGCCGATGTAGCCGGTAAAACAGTAATTATTTATGATGATATGATCCGTTCTGGTGGCAGTATCATCAACGCTGCTCAAACCTATAAAAACGCAGGCGCAGGTGATATTTATGTAATCACCACACATGGGCTTTTTGTAAATGATGGTATCAACAAGCTTAAAAATTCCGGGCTTATCAAAAAGCTTATCTGTACCGATTCACATGTGAACACACAATATATAGCGGATGACTTTACCGAGATACGGAGTTTGGCAGGGCTGATCAGTCAAAATATTAGCTAA
- a CDS encoding DUF5995 family protein, whose amino-acid sequence MPASTINEVIDALQTIITDSIAASSRVGYFAALYYKVTAAVRDGITKGQFENGPRMEKFDVIFANRYLDALSAWKNKQPMSDSWRVAFETAERSSPLVLQQLLLGMNAHINLDLGIAAVEVSNGNMDGVQKDFDAINTIISALTYQVISEINRVSPLLSLLGLHSSNYSIIIQFSIGNARDGAWCFAEDLLAKQGTAYADCITARDKTIAQLAQGLAHATGLMRITLWLIHVFEWKSPSKIIRELHEYQKEKIVVNTPSAIPA is encoded by the coding sequence ATGCCCGCCAGCACCATCAATGAAGTTATCGATGCCCTGCAAACTATTATCACCGATAGTATTGCCGCTAGTAGCCGCGTAGGGTATTTTGCAGCCCTGTATTATAAGGTTACAGCGGCCGTTCGTGATGGCATTACCAAAGGCCAGTTTGAAAATGGCCCCCGTATGGAAAAGTTCGATGTTATTTTTGCCAATCGTTACCTGGATGCGTTGAGCGCCTGGAAAAACAAACAACCTATGAGCGATTCCTGGCGTGTGGCCTTTGAAACCGCCGAAAGATCATCGCCATTGGTATTACAACAATTGCTGCTGGGGATGAATGCTCATATCAACCTCGATCTGGGTATTGCCGCGGTTGAAGTATCCAATGGCAATATGGATGGCGTTCAAAAAGATTTTGATGCCATCAACACCATCATTTCGGCGTTAACCTATCAGGTCATCAGCGAGATTAACCGTGTATCGCCGCTGCTTTCCTTACTTGGCCTGCATTCCTCCAATTACTCCATCATTATCCAGTTCAGCATCGGCAACGCCCGCGACGGCGCCTGGTGTTTTGCCGAAGATTTGCTAGCCAAACAGGGTACAGCTTATGCCGATTGCATCACCGCCCGTGATAAAACCATTGCTCAATTGGCGCAAGGTCTTGCCCATGCCACAGGTCTCATGCGTATTACCCTTTGGCTCATTCATGTTTTTGAATGGAAAAGCCCATCAAAAATCATCAGGGAATTACATGAGTACCAGAAAGAAAAAATAGTAGTTAATACGCCATCGGCGATACCCGCCTGA